From one Tachysurus vachellii isolate PV-2020 chromosome 23, HZAU_Pvac_v1, whole genome shotgun sequence genomic stretch:
- the LOC132838795 gene encoding uncharacterized protein K02A2.6-like has translation MANMVGTVTPFDCQSQSWEEYCEILQHFFEANGIADAPKQRAILLSTVGIQTYSLLRSLLSPVKPGTRTFGELVDLLKEHFNPKPSEIVQRFKFNSRSRAEGESVLEYVAVLRKLAHDCNYGDKLTEMLRDRLVCGICDDRIQRRLLAESELTFERALKLAQALETANNDVKDLQAQCSESSISMRLHRMSVKQDGKGRACYRCGSLHHLANECGFLSEKCHRCGKQGHIMKVCRSTLSIKDPSFQGEERRKQVGARRGRRSHYVSRDEKYESDEEGIFTVYSLEEIPRVAPLTITLAVNDSNIPFEVDTGCGVTVMNGSNFSELWEEHKNPELKTCSLKLKTYTGQSLPVLGSAQVVVRHKGTVKELPVVVVPGTGPNLLGRGWIKELGMKWEAIHKIQGTENLTLPDVLRRHTEVFKEELGEWNGPPAKIYVDKEAIPRFFKARPVPYAMKAKVEVEIERLLKENIIEPVKHSEWAAPVVPVLKPDKTVRLCGDYKLTVNRVSKLEQYPIPRLDDLFATLSGGQKFTKLDMSHAYHQIALDAESKKYVTVNTHKGLFTYRVLPFGVSSSPAIFQRTMEGVLQGIPCVAVFLDDILVTGRNDGEHLQTLARVLRRLQEAGLRLKRSKCTFMEKEVMFLGHKVDGTGLHPVPEKVTAIQNAPSPKTVTELKAYLGLLNYYNKFLPNLSTVLAPVHKLLRKDSKWHWGCEQEAAFVQSKNLIQSVQVLVHYDPQKDVILSCDASSYGLGAVLSHKMPDGRERPIGFMSRTLNQAERNYSQLDKEGLAIMFGLQRFHKYLYGRKFTIVTDHKPLLSLFNELKSVPQMSSPRGQRWAVTLRAYEYNIIYRPGKDHANADALSRLPLPIESVLEQEERVLMLENADITLITAEQVRSWTQKDPVLSRVREMVHRGFLQDLIGTEFDPFTSRKDELSVQDGCVLWGACVIIPSVGRSEVLKQLHQCHPGVARMKALARSYVWWPKLDQDVERLVKTCRVCQEHRNVPAVAPLHPWNWPEKPWQRLHVDYAGPFMGKMFLVLIDAHSKWMDVYPVNSATSAVTIECLRTSFSNHGLPELVVSDNATCFVSMEFKEFLKKNGVRHVTSAPYHASSNGLVERAVQIVKGMLKKCVEGTMATKLARVLFSYRITPQTTTGLSPAELLHGRKLRCSLDFIHPDLTRKIQERQQKQKVHHDKKAHERSFGVGDPVLVRNFTYGPKWIPGHIDTMTGPLSCKVMLGDGRVVRRHVDQVLARQKLLVNLSEEVMDYKYPDLDFSDNSAPAVIKETDGTEAEDISSETNPLDLIGDIAQPGEITTESLTKSFSPVVRRSQRTRKLPGHLKDYDLM, from the coding sequence ATGGCCAACATGGTAGGGACAGTGACACCTTTTGATTGTCAGTCGCAATCTTGGGAGGAATATTGTGAAATTTTGCAACATTTCTTCGAGGCAAATGGGATTGCGGATGCACCTAAGCAAAGAGCTATACTGTTGAGTACTGTAGGAATTCAAACGTACAGTCTGCTTAGGAGTTTATTGAGTCCAGTTAAGCCGGGAACAAGGACTTTTGGAGAATTGGTGGATTTATTGAAGGAACATTTCAATCCAAAGCCCAGTGAGATTgtacaaaggtttaaatttaaTTCACGGTCGAGAGCTGAGGGAGAAAGTGTTCTTGAGTATGTGGCAGTCTTGAGGAAACTGGCTCATGATTGTAATTATGGAGATAAATTAACAGAGATGCTGCGGGACAGACTAGTCTGTGGAATATGTGATGACCGTATTCAACGTAGATTGTTGGCGGAATCAGAGTTGACGTTTGAGAGAGCGTTGAAATTAGCTCAAGCATTGGAAACAGCCAATAATGACGTGAAGGATTTGCAAGCTCAATGTTCAGAATCTTCCATTTCCATGAGACTGCATAGAATGTCAGTGAAGCAAGATGGTAAAGGTAGAGCATGTTACCGATGTGGAAGTTTGCACCATTTGGCAAATGAGTGTGGATTTCTTTCAGAGAAATGTCACAGGTGTGGGAAACAAGGACATATAATGAAAGTATGTAGATCAACCCTTTCCATCAAGGACCCAAGTTTTCAAGGGGAAGAACGACGCAAGCAAGTTGGGGCCAGGAGAGGACGGAGATCACATTATGTCAGCAGAGATGAAAAATATGAATCTGATGAAGAAGgtatttttacagtgtacagtttaGAGGAGATTCCGAGGGTTGCTCCTCTGACTATCACATTGGCTGTAAATGATTCGAACATACCTTTTGAAGTGGATACTGGTTGTGGCGTGACGGTAATGAATGGGTCAAACTTTTCAGAGTTATGGGAAGAACATAAAAATCCTGAATTAAAGACTTGTTCTTTGAAGTTAAAAACTTATACTGGTCAATCCCTACCAGTGTTGGGGTCTGCGCAAGTGGTCGTCAGACACAAGGGAACAGTGAAGGAATTGCCAGTAGTGGTAGTGCCTGGAACAGGACCTAATTTATTGGGCAGAGGTTGGATCAAGGAGCTGGGCATGAAATGGGAGGCTATACACAAGATTCAAGGGACTGAAAATTTAACCTTGCCTGACGTACTTCGTAGACATACAGAAGTGTTCAAAGAGGAGTTGGGTGAATGGAACGGTCCACCAGCAAAGATTTATGTGGATAAAGAAGCCATTCCCAGATTTTTCAAAGCCAGACCGGTCCCTTATGCAATGAAAGCAAAGGTAGAGGTTGAAATAGAACGCCTGTTAAAGGAAAACATCATAGAACCTGTTAAACATTCTGAATGGGCTGCACCTGTAGTGCCCGTTTTAAAGCCTGATAAAACAGTGCGACTATGTGGTGATTACAAGCTAACAGTGAATCGAGTTTCAAAGTTGGAACAGTACCCCATTCCTCGATTAGATGATCTGTTTGCAACATTGTCAGGAGGGCAGAAGTTCACCAAATTGGATATGAGTCACGCTTACCATCAGATTGCATTAGATGCAGAGTCCAAGAAATATGTCACAGTAAATACCCATAAGGGGTTGTTCACTTATCGTGTTTTACCCTTTGGAGTTTCTTCTAGTCCTGCTATCTTCCAAAGGACCATGGAGGGAGTGCTACAAGGTATTCCTTGTGTGGCAGTTTTTCTTGATGACATCTTGGTGACCGGTCGTAATGATGGGGAGCATCTCCAAACGCTGGCCAGGGTATTGAGAAGGTTGCAGGAAGCGGGACTGCGCTTGAAACGGAGTAAATGTACTTTCATGGAAAAAGAGGTAATGTTCTTGGGTCATAAAGTAGATGGAACTGGCCTACATCCAGTACCTGAAAAAGTGACTGCTATTCAGAATGCTCCCTCACCAAAGACTGTGACTGAGTTGAAGGCCTATTTAGGATTGTTAAACTACTATAACAAATTTTTGCCCAATTTGTCTACTGTTTTGGCCCCAGTGCATAAGCTGCTACGAAAAGATTCAAAGTGGCACTGGGGTTGCGAACAAGAAGCTGCCTTTGTTCAGTCGAAGAACTTGATCCAGTCAGTACAAGTTCTGGTCCATTATGACCCCCAGAAGGATGTGATTTTATCGTGTGATGCTTCTTCTTATGGCTTAGGTGCCGTTCTTTCGCATAAGATGCCGGATGGTAGGGAAAGGCCCATTGGATTTATGTCACGGACATTGAATCAAGCTGAGCGGAATTATTCACAGTTGGACAAGGAAGGATTAGCTATAATGTTTGGCTTACAACGCTTTCATAAGTATTTGTATGGTCGGAAATTTACCATCGTGACAGATCATAAACCcttgttgtctttgtttaacgAGTTAAAATCTGTTCCTCAGATGTCATCTCCTAGGGGCCAGCGATGGGCAGTGACGTTAAGAGCATATGAATACAACATCATCTACAGGCCTGGCAAAGATCATGCGAATGCAGATGCTCTAAGTCGGTTACCTCTGCCGATAGAATCTGTCCTGGAACAGGAGGAAAGAGTGTTAATGCTGGAGAATGCCGACATAACCTTGATTACAGCAGAACAGGTGAGAAGTTGGACACAAAAAGATCCAGTATTATCTAGAGTGAGAGAAATGGTGCACCGAGGATTCCTGCAGGATTTAATAGGAACAGAGTTTGACCCATTCACATCAAGGAAAGATGAATTAAGTGTACAGGATGGTTGTGTGCTTTGGGGGGCTTGTGTAATCATTCCCAGTGTGGGTAGATCAGAAGTCCTGAAACAACTGCATCAGTGTCACCCTGGAGTGGCTAGGATGAAAGCGTTAGCCCGAAGTTATGTATGGTGGCCTAAATTGGACCAGGATGTGGAAAGGTTAGTTAAAACCTGTCGTGTCTGTCAAGAACATAGAAACGTTCCAGCTGTAGCTCCACTGCATCCCTGGAATTGGCCCGAAAAACCATGGCAAAGGTTGCATGTAGATTATGCCGGACCCTTCAtgggaaaaatgtttttggtcTTGATTGATGCACATtcaaaatggatggatgtgtatCCGGTAAATTCTGCTACATCTGCCGTAACTATTGAATGTTTGCGTACTAGCTTTAGTAACCATGGACTACCTGAACTGGTGGTATCAGATAATGCCACTTGTTTTGTGAGTATGGAATTCAAAGAGTTCCTAAAGAAAAATGGAGTACGACATGTTACTTCTGCACCTTATCATGCTTCCAGTAATGGGTTAGTAGAACGGGCCGTGCAAATTGTTAAAggcatgttaaaaaaatgcGTTGAAGGAACAATGGCAACTAAATTGGCACGAGTTTTGTTCAGTTACAGAATTACTCCTCAGACCACCACAGGACTTTCTCCAGCTGAACTGTTGCATGGACGGAAATTGCGATGTTCCTTGGATTTTATACATCCTGATTTAACAAGGAAGATTCAGGAACgacaacaaaagcaaaaagttCATCATGACAAAAAGGCCCATGAACGTAGCTTTGGTGTTGGAGATCCAGTACTTGTTCGGAATTTTACTTATGGACCAAAATGGATTCCGGGGCATATTGACACTATGACTGGACCTTTGTCTTGTAAAGTGATGCTGGGTGATGGAAGAGTGGTCCGAAGACACGTGGATCAGGTTCTGGCCCGACAGAAATTGCTTGTGAACCTTTCTGAGGAGGTTATGGACTACAAATATCCGGATTTGGACTTTTCTGATAACTCTGCTCCTGCAGTGATTAAAGAGACTGATGGAACAGAGGCTGAGGACATTTCTAGTGAGACTAATCCCCTTGATTTAATTGGGGATATTGCTCAACCTGGTGAGATAACCACTGAATCATTGACAAAATCCTTTAGTCCTGTTGTGAGACGGTCACAGAGGACCAGGAAATTGCCTGGTCATTTAAAAGATTATGacctgatgtaa